The Ascochyta rabiei chromosome 10, complete sequence genome has a window encoding:
- a CDS encoding Lysophospholipase: MFRNMAGKTPLVVPALKRHTATVIVAHGMGDSGAGWIFLAENWRRRSKFEEVSFVFPNAPNIPITLNMGMSMPAWYDVKSLGNLNEREEDEAGIIRSRDYIHSLIDQEVAKGIPANRIVIGGFSQGGAISLVSGVTYKNQLGGIFGLSCYLLLQKKLKDMIPTENPNKNTPIFMGHGDADQVVAYKYGKLSADELTSHGYKVDFRTYKGLVHSADADEIDHLEAYLKQQIPALGDVKSDTSL, encoded by the exons ATGTTCAGAAACATGGCCGGAAAAACGCCTCTTGTTGTTCCTGCCCTCAAGAGGCACACTGCGACTGTTATCGTTGCTCACGGGATGGGCGACTCAGGTGCAGGATG GATCTTCCTCGCAGAGAACTGGCGTCGACGCAGCAAGTTTGAGGAAGTCTCGTTCGTCTTTCCAAATGCGCCTAACATTCCCATTACCCTG AACATGGGCATGAGCATGCCAGCGTGGTACGACGTCAAGTCTCTCGGCAACCTCAACGAAcgcgaagaagacgaagccGGCATAATCAGGTCCCGCGACTACATCCACTCTCTTATCGACCAGGAAGTTGCAAAGGGCATCCCCGCGAACCGAATCGTTATCGGTGGCTTCTCACAAGGAggtgctatatccctagtGTCGGGCGTCACATACAAGAACCAGTTGGGGGGCATCTTTGGTCTCAGCTGCTACCTGTTGCTGCAAAAGAAGCTCAAGGACATGATCCCCACCGAGAACCCCAATAAGAACACACCCATTTTCATGGGCCACGGCGATGCGGATCAAGTCGTTGCGTACAAGTACGGCAAGCTGAGCGCTGACGAGCTCACTTCGCATGGTTACAAGGTCGATTTCAGGACATATAAGGGCCTTGTGCATTCGGCTGACGCCGATGAGATCGACCACCTCGAGGCCTACCTCAAGCAGCAGATACCCGCTCTTGGCGATGTCAAGTCCGATACCTCTCTTTGA
- a CDS encoding E2 ubiquitin-conjugating enzyme, producing the protein MALPKRIIKETERLMNEPVQGISATPHDDNLRYFDVTIDGPSQSPYEGGVFKLELFLPDDYPMTPPKVRFLTKIYHPNIDRLGRICLDVLKSNWSPALQIRTILLSIQALLGAPNPDDPLANDVAQAWKENQAQAIATAREWTQQHAKA; encoded by the exons ATGGCTCTTCCCAAGCGCATAATCAAGGAGACCGAGCGTCTGATGAACGAGCC GGTGCAGGGCATATCAGCGACTCCTCACGATGACAACCTGCGCTACTTCGATGTGACTATCGATGGCCCCTCGCAGTCGCCGTACGAGG GCGGCGTCTTCAAACTCGAACTCTTTCTGCCGGACGACTATCCCATGACTCCTCCCAAGGTCCGCTTCTTGACCAAGATCTATCACCCCAACATCGACAGGTTGGGCCGCATTTGCCTCGATGTTCTCAAAA GTAATTGGTCGCCCGCATTGCAGATCAGAACCATCCTTCTCTCGATTCAAGCCCTCCTCGGTGCACCAAACCCAGACGATCCGCTCGCGAACGATGTAGCACAGGCGTGGAAGGAGAATCAGGCTCAGGCTATTGCCACGGCTAGAGAGTGGACTCAGCAACATGCAAAGGCTTGA
- a CDS encoding DNA-(apurinic or apyrimidinic site) lyase: MSVLFPFWTRTGKLPSCCPLLLFITRLLSRSFYQLSLTRSFAMARATRGSTRIATAKSLKDEPVQLSSPPSSPPATPKPGKSRKRKAIKEEDASPENPPVTPKSTKRTKKMKKEEDVDGLPHNLGSGPGLSPKTEVEDKAPSTGKTKKVTNPKPVTKTKKEGVSALVERATTTEKKLPKKKASYGLTPGQTPYPNYPHPTAEECEEVTRLLSKIHGSVTMPKTIPTPSLEVSGCGEVPSVLDALIRTRLSAATSGTNSSRAFAGLVKRFGILQSGIGKGSVDWNAVRQADVKEIFEAIKSGGLADVKSKDIKKILQMVWEENQARRDALKSSSTTANEAAEEEETEMQKADEEVVSLDHLHLLSNDDAFAHLTSYPGIGPKTASCVLLFCLQRPSFAVDTHVFRLCKWLNWVPPPGDERGLAPGAKGTFAGPTRNSTYAHCEVRVPDHLKYPLHQLLIKHGKSCPRCRAITGESSEGWEKGCPIDHLVQRSGARKGDGASPVKPAGKATKGKKTKTEINRKKNVDSEVESEAEVSELSEAESSALSDLVSDAEIEVSEDESSVSE; the protein is encoded by the coding sequence ATGTCAGTTTTGTTTCCGTTTTGGACTCGCACCGGTAAACTTCCAAGCTGCTGTCCACTTCTGTTATTCATCACTCGTTTGTTGAGTCGATCTTTCTATCAATTGAGCCTGACAAGATCATTCGCCATGGCAAGAGCTACACGAGGTTCTACACGAATCGCAACGGCAAAGTCGTTGAAAGATGAGCCGGTACAGCTCTCAAGCCCGCCATCCAGTCCTCCAGCAACACCCAAACCTGGCAAATCACGTAAGAGGAAGGCTATCAAAGAGGAGGATGCGTCACCTGAAAACCCACCAGTAACGCCCAAAAGCACTAAACGTACAAAGAAGATGAAGAAAGAGGAGGATGTTGATGGCCTACCGCACAACCTCGGGTCTGGTCCCGGCCTGTCGCCAAAGACCGAAGTAGAAGACAAGGCTCCGTCTACAGGCAAGACGAAGAAAGTAACAAATCCTAAGCCTGTTACCAAGACGAAGAAAGAAGGCGTCAGCGCCCTTGTTGAAAGAGCTACAACAACTGAAAAGAAACTACCCaagaagaaagctagctacGGCCTAACACCAGGGCAAACTCCCTATCCTAACTACCCTCACCCCACAGCTGAAGAATGTGAGGAAGTGACTCGCCTCCTCTCCAAAATACATGGCTCCGTCACCATGCCTAAAACAATTCCAACGCCCTCCCTCGAAGTCTCTGGGTGCGGCGAAGTTCCCTCCGTCCTCGACGCGCTGATCCGCACGCGCTTATCAGCGGCAACATCTGGCACGAACTCCTCCCGCGCCTTTGCAGGCCTTGTCAAACGTTTCGGCATTCTGCAATCCGGCATCGGCAAAGGCAGCGTAGATTGGAACGCTGTCCGCCAAGCCGATGTAAAGGAGATCTTCGAAGCGATCAAATCCGGCGGCCTTGCGGATGTCAAGAGTAAGGACATTAAAAAGATTCTGCAAATGGTATGGGAGGAAAATCAGGCGCGTCGTGACGCATTGAAATCTTCATCCACCACTGCGAACGAAGCagcagaggaagaagaaaCTGAGATGCAGAAAGCGGATGAAGAAGTTGTCTCCTTGGATCACCTTCATCTGCTATCGAACGACGATGCATTCGCCCACCTGACTTCCTACCCTGGCATTGGTCCCAAGACTGCTTCTTGCGTGCTGTTGTTCTGTCTACAGCGCCCCTCGTTCGCAGTCGATACACACGTCTTTCGATTGTGCAAATGGTTGAACTGGGTACCACCTCCAGGTGACGAGCGTGGTCTTGCACCAGGCGCGAAAGGCACGTTTGCAGGTCCTACTCGCAATTCTACCTATGCACACTGCGAGGTCAGAGTGCCAGATCACTTGAAGTATCCATTGCACCAGTTACTGATCAAGCACGGAAAGAGCTGCCCGAGATGTAGGGCAATTACAGGCGAGAGTAGCGAGGGATGGGAGAAAGGGTGTCCGATTGACCACTTGGTGCAGAGGAGTGGAGCGAGGAAGGGAGATGGGGCGAGTCCCGTGAAACCGGCAGGTAAGGCTACAAAAGGCAAGAAGACAAAGACCGAGATAAACAGGAAGAAGAATGTTGACAGCGAGGTTGAGAGTGAGGCTGAGGTCAGCGAATTGAGCGAAGCGGAGAGCAGTGCGCTCAGCGATCTTGTAAGTGATGCAGAGATCGAAGTATCAGAAGATGAAAGCTCTGTTTCTGAGTGA